A single Spirosoma agri DNA region contains:
- a CDS encoding VOC family protein codes for MKLNHINIVVKDIPAAINLFEKQLGFNCIQNRKDAIAVLTNTDEFALVLWSSKLNKEPTVHYPENFHIGFYQPDKETVMAIYERLKTENVIFESEPKTIRKTFGFYFHFDSLLIEISVMPASFE; via the coding sequence ATGAAACTCAATCATATCAACATCGTCGTAAAGGATATTCCTGCGGCAATCAACTTGTTTGAAAAGCAATTAGGGTTTAACTGCATCCAGAATCGAAAAGATGCTATTGCAGTCTTAACCAATACCGATGAATTTGCTTTGGTGCTTTGGTCCTCAAAGCTTAACAAGGAGCCTACCGTGCACTATCCTGAAAATTTTCATATTGGCTTTTATCAGCCCGATAAAGAAACGGTTATGGCTATTTATGAGAGGCTAAAGACCGAAAATGTCATTTTTGAAAGCGAGCCCAAAACTATACGAAAGACGTTTGGTTTTTATTTCCATTTCGACAGTTTACTCATCGAAATTAGTGTCATGCCTGCCTCATTTGAGTAG
- a CDS encoding SDR family oxidoreductase: MKSALVTGANKGIGFEVAKQLAQQGFFVYLGSRSLANGLSAVEQLHGEGVRTVEAVQLDVTDNESVQAARALIGEKTPFLDVLINNAGISGGLPQSALDTPVDRFKAVYETNLYGVVRVTQAFIDLLKVSSEPRIVNVTTAMASLSLAADARGSSYHNKLAVYQSSKAALNMYTINLAYELRDTAFKVNAVCPGWTQTDFTGHQGTSTAQQAGQRITKYALIKQDGPSGHYFSEEYFPAPATCPW; the protein is encoded by the coding sequence ATGAAATCAGCCTTAGTCACCGGCGCCAACAAGGGCATCGGTTTTGAAGTCGCCAAGCAACTGGCTCAACAGGGTTTCTTTGTTTATCTGGGTAGCCGTAGCCTGGCCAACGGTTTATCCGCCGTCGAACAGCTTCATGGGGAAGGAGTCCGCACCGTTGAAGCTGTTCAATTGGATGTCACCGATAATGAATCGGTTCAGGCCGCCCGGGCCTTAATCGGCGAAAAAACGCCATTTCTGGATGTGCTGATCAATAACGCCGGTATCTCAGGGGGCTTGCCCCAATCGGCCTTGGACACGCCCGTTGATCGGTTTAAAGCGGTCTACGAGACTAATCTGTACGGGGTGGTGCGCGTTACTCAAGCCTTCATTGACTTGCTCAAGGTGTCCTCAGAACCCCGCATCGTCAACGTGACCACGGCGATGGCCTCGCTAAGCCTGGCGGCTGACGCTAGGGGCAGCAGTTATCACAACAAATTGGCGGTTTACCAGTCCAGTAAAGCCGCTCTGAACATGTATACGATCAATCTGGCTTACGAACTGCGTGACACCGCTTTTAAAGTGAACGCCGTTTGCCCCGGGTGGACGCAGACCGATTTTACGGGTCATCAAGGCACCAGTACGGCTCAGCAAGCTGGCCAACGAATCACTAAATATGCGTTGATCAAGCAAGATGGTCCTAGCGGCCACTATTTCAGTGAGGAGTACTTTCCCGCGCCGGCTACTTGTCCTTGGTAA
- a CDS encoding helix-turn-helix domain-containing protein: MTINYSDQLPGQPLNDFVFTFWKTNNNTDSDCHYTILPDAGIELIISLQPEPPNQMDLFGLSTHSLDITIPKGGVLFGVRFKLLAVEYLLKTTLPTNSIQKPPTNLGGVELQAETPLDRFVDLMSELLEQQLKVSIIDPRKRKLSEFVYNSKGAVSVHVLALETGWSTRQINRYFRATVGLPLKRYLEQLQFFSSLSQIGQGEFYPQAYYYDQSHFIRQTKKHTGSTPKQLYQQRAVRFVQVGQYIED, translated from the coding sequence ATGACCATCAATTATTCCGATCAACTACCCGGTCAACCCCTGAACGATTTCGTCTTTACTTTTTGGAAGACCAACAACAACACGGACTCAGATTGCCATTACACAATACTGCCCGATGCGGGTATCGAACTAATTATCTCACTTCAGCCCGAGCCACCTAACCAAATGGACCTCTTTGGTCTATCCACTCATAGTCTTGACATCACCATCCCAAAGGGGGGTGTCTTATTCGGAGTTCGCTTTAAACTCTTGGCGGTTGAATACTTGCTAAAAACTACTTTACCAACCAATTCCATTCAAAAACCGCCGACGAATTTGGGGGGGGTAGAGTTGCAGGCTGAAACGCCGTTGGATAGGTTTGTCGACTTAATGAGTGAGCTGCTAGAGCAACAGCTCAAGGTGTCAATCATAGACCCAAGAAAACGGAAGCTTTCAGAGTTTGTATATAATTCTAAAGGAGCCGTTTCGGTCCATGTCTTAGCGCTTGAAACCGGTTGGTCCACTCGTCAAATCAATCGGTATTTCAGGGCTACGGTTGGCTTACCATTAAAGAGATATTTAGAACAACTCCAGTTTTTTTCGTCCTTATCGCAAATCGGTCAGGGTGAGTTTTATCCCCAGGCGTATTACTATGATCAGTCCCATTTTATCCGACAAACCAAAAAGCATACGGGTAGTACGCCCAAACAACTCTACCAGCAGCGAGCTGTTCGATTTGTTCAAGTAGGCCAGTACATCGAGGACTAA
- a CDS encoding recombinase family protein has product MQTFVAYYRVSTKKQGQSGLGLDAQRRSVLSFVKNQPLLVAEFCDIESGKNDQRPELLKAVQYAKEHNARLVIAKLDRLSRNMTFVSSLMDSKVSFVCADMPDANEFTIHIFAALAQQERKMIGERTKKALDEKLLRVGQWRKGVNSFLKPEVSAKAAESNRARAANNEHNRKASELIRALLEANLSYVEMARRLNRAGFKTARGGSFQATQVRRLAQKQTLS; this is encoded by the coding sequence ATGCAAACCTTTGTCGCTTACTACCGAGTCTCGACCAAAAAGCAAGGACAGTCAGGTCTGGGCCTCGACGCCCAACGCCGTAGCGTACTCAGCTTCGTCAAAAATCAACCCCTGCTGGTGGCCGAATTCTGTGACATCGAATCAGGCAAAAACGATCAGCGACCTGAATTGTTGAAAGCGGTTCAGTACGCTAAAGAGCACAACGCTCGCTTGGTCATTGCCAAGCTCGATCGGCTCAGCCGGAATATGACCTTTGTCTCTTCCCTGATGGATTCCAAGGTCAGCTTCGTGTGTGCTGATATGCCCGATGCCAATGAATTCACCATTCACATCTTCGCGGCTCTAGCCCAACAGGAACGCAAGATGATCGGTGAGCGAACCAAGAAAGCCTTGGATGAAAAACTGCTTCGGGTGGGTCAATGGCGAAAAGGAGTCAACTCATTTCTCAAACCGGAGGTATCGGCCAAAGCCGCTGAATCGAATCGAGCACGCGCGGCCAACAATGAACATAATCGAAAGGCTTCGGAGTTGATTCGTGCCTTGCTGGAAGCAAACCTGAGCTATGTCGAGATGGCCAGACGGTTAAACCGAGCTGGCTTTAAGACCGCACGAGGGGGTAGTTTCCAGGCCACTCAGGTGAGGCGATTAGCCCAAAAACAAACGCTGAGCTGA
- a CDS encoding amidohydrolase family protein: protein MKLIAIEEHFLIKAVEDEWKNFADPNDPTHKLHVGEIGNRLNEIGDTRLQLMNETGVDVQVLSLTSPSLHNLGPESVALARVTNDYVAEIVRKTPERFQGLAALPMAVPNQAANELTRSVNQLGLKGAMVCGRTREKNLDHPDYWELFDCAQTLGVPLFIHPQIPQKAVRDVYYSGFDELTDLAFSTFGLGWHYEAGIQFVRLVLAGVFDRFPNLQIILGHWGEVILFYTERLAALSRVTKLDKPFMDYIRQNLSVTASGMFSQSYLQRSVDIIGTDRILFSTDYPYQYRPGRQARTFVEATNLNPEDKDKFSFANWERLTSVPTR, encoded by the coding sequence ATGAAGCTAATCGCCATCGAAGAACATTTTCTGATTAAAGCCGTCGAGGATGAGTGGAAAAACTTCGCCGATCCCAACGACCCAACCCACAAATTACATGTCGGCGAGATCGGCAATCGATTAAACGAAATCGGCGACACTCGGCTTCAATTGATGAACGAAACCGGCGTTGATGTGCAGGTACTTTCGCTCACCAGTCCGAGTTTACACAATCTAGGCCCTGAAAGTGTAGCCCTCGCCAGAGTAACCAATGATTATGTGGCGGAAATTGTTAGAAAGACACCCGAACGATTTCAAGGGTTGGCAGCCTTGCCCATGGCGGTGCCCAACCAAGCTGCCAACGAATTAACCCGTTCCGTGAACCAGCTTGGCTTAAAAGGAGCGATGGTATGCGGACGAACTCGGGAGAAAAATCTGGATCATCCCGATTATTGGGAACTCTTTGACTGCGCTCAAACGCTTGGCGTTCCCTTGTTCATCCACCCCCAAATTCCCCAGAAAGCCGTCAGGGATGTTTACTACTCAGGATTTGACGAGCTGACTGACCTAGCCTTTTCAACGTTTGGGCTTGGCTGGCACTACGAAGCGGGTATCCAATTTGTTCGGTTGGTATTAGCCGGGGTCTTTGACCGGTTTCCCAATCTGCAAATCATCCTCGGCCACTGGGGGGAAGTGATTTTGTTCTACACCGAACGGTTGGCGGCTTTGAGCCGAGTCACCAAGCTTGACAAACCCTTTATGGATTACATTCGCCAGAATTTGTCTGTAACGGCCAGCGGCATGTTTAGCCAGTCTTATTTGCAACGATCAGTTGACATTATCGGAACTGATCGTATCCTTTTTTCGACGGATTATCCCTACCAATACCGACCAGGCCGGCAGGCCCGTACCTTTGTCGAAGCAACCAACTTGAACCCCGAAGACAAGGATAAATTTTCTTTCGCCAATTGGGAACGCTTAACTAGTGTACCGACGAGATGA
- a CDS encoding AraC family transcriptional regulator gives MFETQGLLSEIKHHDRLPITINQNCVIPLPDTIWPKLLQPHQLAYYYLVFVDQGQETFQLDGHELTITDSQAIFGRPNQIFAHLAPKKSTQQYKIGFDDRTLALLPQTYPFLINPLNTSTIRFDPEPKVRVKALLSMLFRLLHSPGESRKVDIILAHLNGLLTELNSAYFESHQQVTAVNPRLSKYVAFTLAVEAHLTEQHDVHSIARQLAMTPSNLYEVVKAVSGVSPKEWITNRLIQEAQRKLRYSASSVKELAYQLGFNDPAYFSRLFKKKTGKNVSEFLAEEPGLSNN, from the coding sequence ATGTTCGAGACCCAAGGATTGCTTAGTGAGATCAAGCACCATGACCGCTTACCCATCACGATCAATCAAAACTGCGTCATACCACTTCCTGATACGATCTGGCCAAAGCTGCTACAACCCCACCAACTTGCCTACTACTATCTGGTCTTTGTCGATCAAGGGCAGGAAACATTCCAGCTAGATGGCCACGAACTGACTATTACTGATAGTCAAGCAATCTTCGGCAGGCCCAACCAAATTTTCGCCCATCTAGCTCCCAAAAAAAGCACTCAGCAGTATAAGATTGGCTTTGATGATCGGACCTTAGCGCTACTTCCTCAAACGTATCCATTCCTAATCAATCCCTTAAATACAAGCACCATTCGCTTCGATCCCGAGCCTAAAGTGCGGGTAAAGGCGTTGCTGTCGATGTTGTTTAGGCTCCTCCATTCGCCGGGTGAGTCAAGAAAAGTTGACATTATTTTAGCGCATCTAAATGGGTTGTTAACCGAATTAAACAGCGCTTATTTTGAGTCTCATCAACAGGTAACCGCCGTTAACCCCAGGTTGAGCAAGTATGTAGCCTTTACCTTGGCGGTCGAAGCGCATCTCACTGAGCAGCATGATGTGCACAGCATTGCCCGGCAACTGGCCATGACCCCGAGCAATCTGTATGAAGTAGTCAAAGCGGTTTCCGGGGTTTCGCCCAAAGAATGGATCACGAACCGGCTGATCCAGGAAGCTCAACGCAAACTCCGTTACTCAGCCTCTTCGGTCAAGGAACTGGCCTATCAACTGGGCTTCAACGATCCGGCTTATTTTTCCCGACTCTTCAAGAAAAAGACGGGCAAAAACGTCAGTGAGTTTTTAGCTGAAGAGCCTGGTTTGTCCAACAACTGA
- a CDS encoding helix-turn-helix domain-containing protein, whose translation MEQRPIQHFKTISEFHRLRGLAPPEHPLLSVVDYALVKRPVDIGEVNLMVDFYQISVKRGMNATLKYGQQAYDFEDGVMFFAAPNQVFNIQPNSLSTADRSGWIVLIHPDFFWHTPLAKTIKQYDFFAYSVNEALWLSTKEEATINRIIDNIKQEYNTTIDAFSKQIIISQIESLLSYSKRFYHRQFITREPSNHQLLARLDNLLTSYLTTGDLVSKGLPTVHYIADQLNVSPKYLSNLLNVLIGQSTQQYIHEKLIELAKEKLSTTTLSVSEVSYGLGFEHSQSFSKFFKAKTKLSPLEFRRSFQ comes from the coding sequence ATGGAACAACGGCCCATACAACACTTCAAAACGATCAGCGAATTTCATCGGCTGAGAGGGCTAGCCCCACCCGAGCATCCGCTCCTCAGCGTGGTGGATTATGCATTAGTGAAACGACCAGTTGATATTGGCGAGGTGAATCTGATGGTTGATTTCTACCAGATTTCGGTGAAACGAGGCATGAACGCTACACTCAAGTACGGCCAGCAGGCCTACGATTTTGAGGATGGCGTTATGTTTTTCGCGGCTCCTAATCAAGTCTTCAACATCCAGCCCAACAGCCTTTCAACAGCCGATCGTTCAGGCTGGATCGTACTGATTCACCCCGATTTCTTTTGGCATACACCACTGGCAAAGACGATTAAACAATACGATTTTTTTGCTTACTCGGTGAACGAAGCCTTATGGCTGTCAACTAAAGAAGAAGCAACCATCAACCGCATTATTGACAATATTAAACAGGAGTATAACACCACGATTGATGCCTTCAGCAAGCAGATTATTATCTCCCAAATTGAGAGTCTGCTTAGTTACTCGAAGCGGTTTTACCATCGTCAATTCATCACCCGGGAACCATCGAATCATCAACTTTTAGCCCGGTTGGACAACCTATTGACTAGCTACCTGACTACGGGTGATTTAGTTTCCAAAGGCTTGCCGACCGTTCACTATATTGCCGACCAGTTAAACGTGTCGCCAAAATATCTCAGCAACCTACTGAACGTATTGATCGGACAAAGCACCCAACAGTATATCCATGAGAAGTTGATTGAGCTGGCCAAAGAAAAGCTGTCGACCACCACGTTATCGGTCAGTGAAGTGTCGTATGGGTTGGGCTTCGAACATTCTCAATCGTTTAGTAAGTTCTTTAAAGCGAAAACGAAGCTATCGCCGTTGGAATTCAGACGCTCATTCCAGTGA